The Desulfuromonas sp. genome includes a region encoding these proteins:
- a CDS encoding Trm112 family protein, whose protein sequence is KLPSGELPVPCYQVPMDLVVQDEAVMERAFNPFLREGVEMAISEKLLELLACPKCKGEVHLRKEKNRIVCEECRLLYPILDDIPVMLIDEAESF, encoded by the coding sequence TTAAACTTCCTTCCGGTGAGCTTCCCGTCCCCTGCTACCAGGTCCCCATGGATCTCGTCGTTCAGGACGAGGCGGTCATGGAAAGGGCGTTTAACCCCTTTTTGCGAGAAGGAGTTGAGATGGCAATTTCGGAAAAGTTGCTTGAGTTGCTGGCATGTCCCAAGTGCAAGGGGGAGGTGCATCTCCGAAAAGAGAAGAACCGGATCGTCTGCGAAGAGTGCCGGCTGCTGTACCCGATTCTGGACGACATCCCGGTCATGCTCATTGACGAGGCGGAGAGTTTTTGA